A region from the Streptosporangium sp. NBC_01756 genome encodes:
- a CDS encoding ATP-binding protein yields the protein MTGHQSHHSRATPIRAEPDGWERWLSMLDCVLPPGGLPPWTGDDSHIEHLQLAARNLRHDPRAARTARDFTSAALYGWELAPLVDDTGVVVSELVTNAVRHGIHGGGGLGPVQTIRVVLCHTGNSLLCVVTDPSDQGPSLREPDDEAESGRGLQLVQGISQMWGWAPLRSRGKAVWATFVLPSRTARHLEACH from the coding sequence ATGACTGGTCACCAAAGCCACCACAGCCGAGCCACACCCATCCGGGCAGAGCCCGACGGATGGGAGCGGTGGCTGTCCATGCTCGACTGCGTGCTTCCGCCCGGAGGGCTACCGCCCTGGACCGGCGACGACAGCCATATCGAGCACCTCCAGCTGGCGGCACGGAACCTGCGCCACGATCCCCGCGCCGCGCGGACCGCCCGCGACTTCACCTCCGCCGCGCTGTACGGGTGGGAGCTGGCCCCGCTGGTCGACGACACCGGCGTGGTCGTCTCCGAACTGGTGACCAACGCCGTACGCCACGGCATCCACGGCGGAGGTGGCCTCGGTCCCGTCCAGACCATCAGGGTCGTCCTCTGCCACACCGGGAACTCACTGCTGTGCGTGGTCACCGATCCCAGCGATCAGGGGCCCAGCCTGCGCGAACCCGACGACGAGGCGGAGAGCGGCCGCGGGCTGCAACTCGTACAGGGGATCAGTCAGATGTGGGGCTGGGCCCCGCTGCGGAGCCGCGGCAAGGCCGTATGGGCGACGTTCGTCCTCCCCTCCAGGACGGCCCGCCATCTGGAGGCGTGCCACTGA
- a CDS encoding DUF397 domain-containing protein: protein MDQLYSGMPAALLGGIGWRKSDFSNPSGNCVELAELPGGEIAVRNSRDPEGPALIYTRLELSAFVQGVKNGQFDDLAAQID from the coding sequence ATGGATCAGCTGTACAGCGGCATGCCGGCGGCCCTGCTGGGCGGGATCGGCTGGCGCAAGAGCGACTTCAGCAACCCCAGCGGTAACTGTGTCGAGTTGGCCGAGTTGCCGGGTGGCGAGATCGCGGTGCGCAACTCGCGAGACCCCGAGGGGCCCGCGCTGATCTATACCCGCCTCGAACTCAGCGCCTTCGTCCAGGGCGTCAAAAACGGGCAGTTCGACGATCTGGCCGCCCAAATTGATTGA
- a CDS encoding SDR family oxidoreductase, whose amino-acid sequence MRCLVTGATGYIGGRLVPELLAAGHEVRCMVRSVSRLRDQPWASRVETAEADATDPGRTRKALDGVDVAYYLIHTMGGGADFAAADRRAAMTFAAAARDAGVRRIVYLGGLAPHRELSPHMRSRAEVEEIFLRGEVPAVVLRAAVIIGSGSVSFEMLRYLTERLPVMTTPRWVRTRTQPIAIRDVLRYLVGGAAIEGEVNRSFDIGGPDVLTYADMMRGYAEVAGLPRRVIIPVPMLSPGLSSHWVGLVTPVPAGIARPLVESLRSETVCGEHDVAGHLPDPPEGLIGFREAVALALQQIKEAKVVTRWSSASTPGAPSDPLPTDPDWAGGSLYVDSRTRRVEAPPQAVWAVIESIGGENGWYSLPVAWHARGFLDRLVGGVGLRRGRRDPRRLRVGDSVDFWRVEEVEPGRLLRLRAEMRLPGLAWLELSVCRDRDRTVYHQRAIFHPRGLAGHLYWWSISPFHSLIFGRMPHNVAAAAERGEPSSPAAKAPTAPRASAPG is encoded by the coding sequence ATGAGATGCCTCGTTACCGGAGCGACGGGATACATCGGCGGGCGGCTGGTGCCCGAGCTGCTCGCCGCCGGCCATGAGGTGCGGTGCATGGTGCGCTCGGTGAGCCGGCTGCGTGACCAGCCGTGGGCCTCGCGGGTGGAGACCGCCGAGGCGGACGCCACCGACCCCGGTCGGACGAGGAAGGCGCTCGACGGCGTCGACGTGGCCTACTACCTCATCCACACGATGGGCGGGGGAGCGGACTTCGCCGCGGCCGATCGCCGCGCGGCCATGACCTTCGCCGCCGCGGCCAGGGACGCGGGGGTGCGTCGTATCGTCTACCTCGGCGGTCTCGCTCCGCACCGGGAGCTCTCGCCGCACATGCGCTCCCGCGCCGAAGTGGAGGAGATCTTCCTCCGTGGCGAGGTGCCGGCCGTGGTGCTGCGAGCGGCCGTCATCATCGGATCAGGCTCGGTCTCCTTCGAGATGCTGCGCTATCTCACCGAGCGGCTGCCGGTGATGACGACGCCGCGCTGGGTGCGCACCCGGACGCAGCCCATCGCGATCCGCGATGTCCTGCGATACCTCGTGGGCGGGGCGGCCATCGAAGGGGAGGTGAACCGCTCCTTCGACATCGGCGGTCCGGACGTGCTGACCTACGCCGACATGATGCGCGGCTACGCCGAGGTCGCCGGGCTGCCCCGGCGGGTGATCATTCCGGTCCCGATGCTCAGCCCCGGCCTGTCGAGCCACTGGGTGGGACTGGTGACCCCCGTCCCCGCCGGCATCGCCCGTCCGCTGGTGGAGTCACTGCGTAGCGAGACCGTCTGCGGTGAGCACGACGTCGCCGGTCATCTCCCCGACCCGCCCGAGGGCCTGATCGGGTTCCGGGAGGCCGTCGCGCTGGCCCTGCAGCAGATCAAGGAGGCGAAGGTCGTCACTCGCTGGTCCTCCGCCTCGACGCCCGGCGCGCCGAGCGATCCGCTGCCCACCGACCCCGACTGGGCCGGCGGCAGCCTCTACGTCGACAGCCGAACCCGCCGCGTGGAAGCGCCTCCGCAGGCCGTATGGGCGGTGATCGAGTCGATCGGCGGTGAGAACGGCTGGTACTCCCTGCCCGTCGCCTGGCATGCCCGGGGCTTCCTCGACCGCCTCGTCGGAGGAGTGGGTCTGCGCCGGGGCCGCCGCGACCCGCGACGGCTCCGGGTGGGCGACTCGGTCGACTTCTGGCGGGTCGAGGAGGTCGAGCCCGGCCGCCTGCTCCGGCTGCGCGCGGAGATGCGCCTGCCCGGCCTGGCCTGGCTGGAACTGAGCGTGTGCCGTGACCGGGACCGGACGGTGTACCACCAACGGGCGATCTTCCATCCCCGGGGGCTGGCCGGGCACCTCTACTGGTGGTCGATCTCACCCTTCCACAGTCTGATCTTCGGCCGGATGCCGCACAACGTGGCGGCCGCGGCCGAGCGCGGCGAGCCGTCCTCTCCCGCGGCGAAGGCCCCCACGGCCCCCCGGGCCTCTGCACCGGGGTGA
- a CDS encoding helix-turn-helix domain-containing protein, giving the protein MITPHAGGEPVLPTPLALPRGSSTVLRIVLGAQLRRLREQRHITLEAAGYAIRASHSKISRMELGRVGFRVRDVADLLTLYGVTDEDDRQALLALVQRANVTGWWHNYNDILPSWFETYVGLEESATVIRNYEVQFVPGLLQSEGYARAVVRLGFPSAPDEEVERRVRLRMARQRMLRAEEPPRLWAVLDEAVLRRPLGGPEVMCDQIDHIIQQLDLPNVTVQIVPFSVGGHAAAGGPFSILRFSQPDLPDVVYMEQLTSAVYLDKRDDVDRYLEVMERLCIEAEPASRTRELLVGIREELAGRS; this is encoded by the coding sequence ATGATCACACCTCACGCCGGAGGAGAGCCGGTCCTGCCCACCCCCCTGGCTCTACCCCGAGGCAGTTCGACGGTGCTGAGGATCGTGTTGGGCGCGCAGCTCCGCCGGCTCCGGGAGCAGCGCCACATCACCCTGGAGGCGGCCGGATACGCCATCCGAGCCTCGCACTCCAAGATCAGCCGGATGGAGCTCGGCAGGGTCGGCTTCCGGGTCAGGGACGTGGCCGACCTGCTCACGCTGTACGGCGTGACGGACGAGGACGACCGGCAGGCACTGCTGGCCCTCGTCCAGCGGGCCAACGTCACCGGATGGTGGCACAACTACAACGACATCCTGCCGAGCTGGTTCGAGACCTACGTGGGCCTGGAGGAGTCGGCCACCGTCATCCGCAACTACGAGGTCCAGTTCGTGCCGGGCCTGCTCCAGAGCGAAGGCTACGCGCGAGCCGTCGTCCGGCTGGGGTTCCCCTCCGCTCCCGACGAGGAGGTGGAGCGGCGAGTACGGCTGCGGATGGCACGCCAGCGGATGCTGCGCGCCGAGGAGCCGCCCCGGCTGTGGGCGGTTCTGGACGAGGCGGTGCTGCGCCGTCCGCTCGGCGGGCCCGAGGTGATGTGCGACCAGATCGACCACATCATCCAGCAGCTCGACCTGCCCAACGTGACCGTCCAGATCGTGCCCTTCAGCGTCGGCGGCCACGCGGCGGCCGGCGGCCCCTTCAGCATCCTGCGGTTCTCCCAGCCCGACCTGCCCGATGTGGTCTACATGGAGCAGCTCACCAGTGCGGTCTACCTCGACAAGCGTGACGACGTGGATCGCTACCTCGAGGTGATGGAACGCCTGTGCATCGAGGCCGAGCCGGCGTCGCGCACCCGGGAGCTCCTCGTCGGCATCCGCGAGGAGCTGGCGGGCAGGTCGTAG